A window from Nitrospirota bacterium encodes these proteins:
- the aprB gene encoding adenylyl-sulfate reductase subunit beta — MPSFVITEKCDGCKAQDKTACQYICPNDLMTLNRDLMKAFNQEPEQCWECYNCVKICPQQAIEVRGYADFVPLGGNVIPMRGSDAVMWTVKFRNGKLKRFKFPIRTTPEGSVDPYAGKPEANIENVDKPGFFTHQGEGKKMPTI; from the coding sequence ATGCCGAGCTTTGTCATAACCGAAAAGTGTGACGGCTGCAAGGCACAGGACAAGACGGCCTGCCAGTACATTTGTCCGAACGACCTGATGACGCTCAACCGGGACCTGATGAAGGCGTTCAATCAGGAGCCTGAACAGTGCTGGGAGTGCTACAACTGCGTGAAGATCTGCCCCCAGCAGGCCATCGAGGTCAGGGGCTACGCCGATTTCGTTCCCCTGGGCGGCAACGTCATCCCCATGAGGGGCTCCGACGCCGTCATGTGGACCGTCAAGTTCCGCAACGGGAAGCTCAAGAGGTTCAAGTTCCCCATCCGGACCACCCCGGAGGGTTCCGTGGACCCCTATGCGGGCAAGCCCGAAGCCAACATCGAGAATGTCGACAAGCCCGGGTTCTTCACCCATCAGGGTGAAGGCAAGAAGATGCCGACCATATAA